Proteins from one Syngnathoides biaculeatus isolate LvHL_M chromosome 8, ASM1980259v1, whole genome shotgun sequence genomic window:
- the spred3 gene encoding sprouty-related, EVH1 domain-containing protein 3 isoform X3, whose protein sequence is MLECAVQRGLVYNKVTPFFHHWRVDERKFGLTFQSPADASSFEKGLQAVIDKLDRGSDSPSSSTPEEADTEDDGQASHTGSESSSNSRKEMLPKPVTIVTSESSSTCFVRTEDFAFTSGGATQTPAQIHARPGQHQVSPMTAALSAPSPPPQPAALPSPPAGPPASSPLSPLSPTISLLEEGDLRSVDPCKDLRGSRKYGDYRQGSSTMTMTRTRTMVGGLTGGVVVGSRGSLQDKSELCGVRFEKEMSGVGTGGCDVTVSLDSKAAQRLSSSSPTCMSIPNVVSGVSSGAGSPQETGKGSPSPCCIHTSLATPRSRTRKRGGGTCGDTGAIYPDDDSLCPQGSSSCSSRCVYCRSVFSASENGRGRCRDAPDPALHCLRQWTCVWCAESLLYHCMSDSEGEFWEPCSCDDSMGGHLHPLCCARWLALVALSLFVPCMCCYLPLRACLRCGERCGCCGGKHKAVR, encoded by the exons ATGCTGGAGTGCGCTGTGCAAAGGGGCCTGGTCTACAACAAGGTGACCCCCTTCTTTCATCACTGGCGGGTGGACGAGCGCAAGTTCGGCCTCACCTTCCAGAGTCCAGCCGACGCCAGCTCCTTCGAGAAGGGTCTGCAGGCAGTCATCGACAAGCTGGACCGAG GCTCGGACTCGCCCTCGTCGTCCACGCCGGAGGAGGCGGACACCGAGGACGATGGGCAAGCT TCCCATACAGGCAGCGAGTCATCATCCAACAGCAGGAAGGAGATGCTTCCCAAGCCCGTCACCATCGTCACCAGCGAGTCGTCCTCCACCTGCTTCGTGCGGACCGAAGACTTTGCGTTTACATCTGGTGGCGCCACACAGACGCCTGCCCAG ATCCACGCCAGGCCGGGACAACACCAGGTCTCGCCAATGACCGCCGCCTTGAGTGCCCCGTCACCGCCGCCTCAGCCCGCCGCTCTGCCGTCCCCACCCGCAGGCCCCCCGGCCTCGTCGCCCTTGTCCCCCCTTTCGCCAACCATTTCCCTGCTGGAGGAGGGGGACCTACGCAGCGTGGATCCGTGCAAGGACCTGCGGGGGTCCAGAAAATATGGGGACTATCGACAAGGAAGTTCCACTATGACTATGACTAGGACTAGGACTATGGTTGGGGGGCTGACCGGAGGCGTCGTCGTAGGTAGCAGGGGGAGCCTCCAGGACAAATCAGAGCTCTGCGGGGTCCGGTTTGAGAAGGAGATGTCCGGGGTGGGCACGGGGGGCTGCGATGTTACGGTGAGTCTGGACAGCAAGGCGGCCCAGCGTCTGTCCTCATCCTCACCCACCTGCATGTCCATCCCCAACGTTGTGTCCGGCGTGTCCTCAGGGGCCGGCTCCCCCCAAGAGACCGGCAAAGGCTCCCCTTCACCCTGCTGCATACACACCTCCCTGGCCACACCCCGCTCGCGGACTCGTAAGAGGGGCGGCGGGACCTGCGGGGACACGGGTGCCATCTACCCCGATGACGACAGTCTGTGCCCGCAGGGATCGTCGTCGTGCTCTTCCCGCTGCGTGTACTGCCGTTCGGTGTTCAGCGCCTCGGAGAACGGCCGAGGCCGTTGCAGGGATGCCCCGGACCCGGCCCTGCACTGCCTGCGCCAGTGGACATGCGTGTGGTGCGCCGAGAGCCTGCTCTACCACTGCATGTCGGACTCCGAGGGCGAGTTCTGGGAGCCGTGCTCGTGTGACGACTCCATGGGGGGACATCTGCACCCCCTATGCTGTGCTCGTTGGCTGGCCCTCGTGGCCCTGTCGCTCTTCGTGCCCTGCATGTGCTGCTACCTGCCTTTGCGCGCTTGCCTGCGTTGCGGCGAGCGGTGCGGCTGCTGCGGGGGAAAGCACAAGGCGGTCCGATGA
- the spred3 gene encoding sprouty-related, EVH1 domain-containing protein 3 isoform X1 translates to MVKRCSHGLYNSDDRYPERLVGGVRFVPFPKPKTQYEKCLLWIKLCGRPHHQLNPSNINRNRCLHEADAGVRCAKGPGLQQGDPLLSSLAGGRAQVRPHLPESSRRQLLREGSAGSHRQAGPRLGLALVVHAGGGGHRGRWASCSESSSNSRKEMLPKPVTIVTSESSSTCFVRTEDFAFTSGGATQTPAQIHARPGQHQVSPMTAALSAPSPPPQPAALPSPPAGPPASSPLSPLSPTISLLEEGDLRSVDPCKDLRGSRKYGDYRQGSSTMTMTRTRTMVGGLTGGVVVGSRGSLQDKSELCGVRFEKEMSGVGTGGCDVTVSLDSKAAQRLSSSSPTCMSIPNVVSGVSSGAGSPQETGKGSPSPCCIHTSLATPRSRTRKRGGGTCGDTGAIYPDDDSLCPQGSSSCSSRCVYCRSVFSASENGRGRCRDAPDPALHCLRQWTCVWCAESLLYHCMSDSEGEFWEPCSCDDSMGGHLHPLCCARWLALVALSLFVPCMCCYLPLRACLRCGERCGCCGGKHKAVR, encoded by the exons atggttaagaggtgtagtcacggactttataatagtgacgacaggtatcctgaaaggctagttggtggagttcgattcgtaccctttccaaaaccgaagacccagtacgaaaaatgccttctatggatcaaactttgtggaagaccgcatcatcaactaaatccatctaatatcaaccggaacagatgtttgcacgaag cCGATGCTGGAGTGCGCTGTGCAAAGGGGCCTGGTCTACAACAAGGTGACCCCCTTCTTTCATCACTGGCGGGTGGACGAGCGCAAGTTCGGCCTCACCTTCCAGAGTCCAGCCGACGCCAGCTCCTTCGAGAAGGGTCTGCAGGCAGTCATCGACAAGCTGGACCGAG GCTCGGACTCGCCCTCGTCGTCCACGCCGGAGGAGGCGGACACCGAGGACGATGGGCAAGCT GCAGCGAGTCATCATCCAACAGCAGGAAGGAGATGCTTCCCAAGCCCGTCACCATCGTCACCAGCGAGTCGTCCTCCACCTGCTTCGTGCGGACCGAAGACTTTGCGTTTACATCTGGTGGCGCCACACAGACGCCTGCCCAG ATCCACGCCAGGCCGGGACAACACCAGGTCTCGCCAATGACCGCCGCCTTGAGTGCCCCGTCACCGCCGCCTCAGCCCGCCGCTCTGCCGTCCCCACCCGCAGGCCCCCCGGCCTCGTCGCCCTTGTCCCCCCTTTCGCCAACCATTTCCCTGCTGGAGGAGGGGGACCTACGCAGCGTGGATCCGTGCAAGGACCTGCGGGGGTCCAGAAAATATGGGGACTATCGACAAGGAAGTTCCACTATGACTATGACTAGGACTAGGACTATGGTTGGGGGGCTGACCGGAGGCGTCGTCGTAGGTAGCAGGGGGAGCCTCCAGGACAAATCAGAGCTCTGCGGGGTCCGGTTTGAGAAGGAGATGTCCGGGGTGGGCACGGGGGGCTGCGATGTTACGGTGAGTCTGGACAGCAAGGCGGCCCAGCGTCTGTCCTCATCCTCACCCACCTGCATGTCCATCCCCAACGTTGTGTCCGGCGTGTCCTCAGGGGCCGGCTCCCCCCAAGAGACCGGCAAAGGCTCCCCTTCACCCTGCTGCATACACACCTCCCTGGCCACACCCCGCTCGCGGACTCGTAAGAGGGGCGGCGGGACCTGCGGGGACACGGGTGCCATCTACCCCGATGACGACAGTCTGTGCCCGCAGGGATCGTCGTCGTGCTCTTCCCGCTGCGTGTACTGCCGTTCGGTGTTCAGCGCCTCGGAGAACGGCCGAGGCCGTTGCAGGGATGCCCCGGACCCGGCCCTGCACTGCCTGCGCCAGTGGACATGCGTGTGGTGCGCCGAGAGCCTGCTCTACCACTGCATGTCGGACTCCGAGGGCGAGTTCTGGGAGCCGTGCTCGTGTGACGACTCCATGGGGGGACATCTGCACCCCCTATGCTGTGCTCGTTGGCTGGCCCTCGTGGCCCTGTCGCTCTTCGTGCCCTGCATGTGCTGCTACCTGCCTTTGCGCGCTTGCCTGCGTTGCGGCGAGCGGTGCGGCTGCTGCGGGGGAAAGCACAAGGCGGTCCGATGA
- the spred3 gene encoding sprouty-related, EVH1 domain-containing protein 3 isoform X2 yields MQGAEPQVEGIRHTRGEAARPSADAGVRCAKGPGLQQGDPLLSSLAGGRAQVRPHLPESSRRQLLREGSAGSHRQAGPRLGLALVVHAGGGGHRGRWASCSESSSNSRKEMLPKPVTIVTSESSSTCFVRTEDFAFTSGGATQTPAQIHARPGQHQVSPMTAALSAPSPPPQPAALPSPPAGPPASSPLSPLSPTISLLEEGDLRSVDPCKDLRGSRKYGDYRQGSSTMTMTRTRTMVGGLTGGVVVGSRGSLQDKSELCGVRFEKEMSGVGTGGCDVTVSLDSKAAQRLSSSSPTCMSIPNVVSGVSSGAGSPQETGKGSPSPCCIHTSLATPRSRTRKRGGGTCGDTGAIYPDDDSLCPQGSSSCSSRCVYCRSVFSASENGRGRCRDAPDPALHCLRQWTCVWCAESLLYHCMSDSEGEFWEPCSCDDSMGGHLHPLCCARWLALVALSLFVPCMCCYLPLRACLRCGERCGCCGGKHKAVR; encoded by the exons ATGCAAGGGGCGGAGCCACAAGTGGAGGGAATACGTCATACGCGGGGAGAGGCTGCGCGACCGAGCG cCGATGCTGGAGTGCGCTGTGCAAAGGGGCCTGGTCTACAACAAGGTGACCCCCTTCTTTCATCACTGGCGGGTGGACGAGCGCAAGTTCGGCCTCACCTTCCAGAGTCCAGCCGACGCCAGCTCCTTCGAGAAGGGTCTGCAGGCAGTCATCGACAAGCTGGACCGAG GCTCGGACTCGCCCTCGTCGTCCACGCCGGAGGAGGCGGACACCGAGGACGATGGGCAAGCT GCAGCGAGTCATCATCCAACAGCAGGAAGGAGATGCTTCCCAAGCCCGTCACCATCGTCACCAGCGAGTCGTCCTCCACCTGCTTCGTGCGGACCGAAGACTTTGCGTTTACATCTGGTGGCGCCACACAGACGCCTGCCCAG ATCCACGCCAGGCCGGGACAACACCAGGTCTCGCCAATGACCGCCGCCTTGAGTGCCCCGTCACCGCCGCCTCAGCCCGCCGCTCTGCCGTCCCCACCCGCAGGCCCCCCGGCCTCGTCGCCCTTGTCCCCCCTTTCGCCAACCATTTCCCTGCTGGAGGAGGGGGACCTACGCAGCGTGGATCCGTGCAAGGACCTGCGGGGGTCCAGAAAATATGGGGACTATCGACAAGGAAGTTCCACTATGACTATGACTAGGACTAGGACTATGGTTGGGGGGCTGACCGGAGGCGTCGTCGTAGGTAGCAGGGGGAGCCTCCAGGACAAATCAGAGCTCTGCGGGGTCCGGTTTGAGAAGGAGATGTCCGGGGTGGGCACGGGGGGCTGCGATGTTACGGTGAGTCTGGACAGCAAGGCGGCCCAGCGTCTGTCCTCATCCTCACCCACCTGCATGTCCATCCCCAACGTTGTGTCCGGCGTGTCCTCAGGGGCCGGCTCCCCCCAAGAGACCGGCAAAGGCTCCCCTTCACCCTGCTGCATACACACCTCCCTGGCCACACCCCGCTCGCGGACTCGTAAGAGGGGCGGCGGGACCTGCGGGGACACGGGTGCCATCTACCCCGATGACGACAGTCTGTGCCCGCAGGGATCGTCGTCGTGCTCTTCCCGCTGCGTGTACTGCCGTTCGGTGTTCAGCGCCTCGGAGAACGGCCGAGGCCGTTGCAGGGATGCCCCGGACCCGGCCCTGCACTGCCTGCGCCAGTGGACATGCGTGTGGTGCGCCGAGAGCCTGCTCTACCACTGCATGTCGGACTCCGAGGGCGAGTTCTGGGAGCCGTGCTCGTGTGACGACTCCATGGGGGGACATCTGCACCCCCTATGCTGTGCTCGTTGGCTGGCCCTCGTGGCCCTGTCGCTCTTCGTGCCCTGCATGTGCTGCTACCTGCCTTTGCGCGCTTGCCTGCGTTGCGGCGAGCGGTGCGGCTGCTGCGGGGGAAAGCACAAGGCGGTCCGATGA